The region TGGAACACACATCTACTGCATGATATGCAACCAAGCACCAGACATTGACAAGCTTGTTGCCGACCCTGGTCATCAGAATCCCACAGCACCTTTCATTCCGCCGGATGAGCCGTACGGCGCATACAACCTTTCATGGCCGCCGGGCATTCCCTATAGAAGGACTGGGCGGCATATCACAAGGGAAGAACCAGCGGACCGAAATGAAGCAGAGAACAGCAACTCCTCAGAGGGCTTGGTCAGTAACATCCAAGTTAGGACCGCGTATGAGAAGGCATTGGGTCCGGATGCGTTCCGACTCATTTGCCTTCCAAGCACGGACGATGTGAATACACCTATTCACTTGACGCTCGAGACGTATGGCGATGTGCGCTATCCGGAATACGAGACTGTGTCGTATACATGGGGcggagaagatgaagacggaACCCTTTGCAAACCAGTCTTTGTTGGGCCTTACTGGGACGTGTTGCTGCAGACCAAAAATTGTTGGGAAATGCTGAGATTCCTCAGACCTCGGCGAGGTTGTCGCTTGGTCTGGGTTGACGCCATCTGTATCAACCAGCTGGACTCGCTGGAGAGAGCAACACAGGTGGCGAAGATGAGATCGATTTACAAAAACAGTCGACGAACGGTTGTTTATTTGGGCCCTGAGATCAGTCCTATCACCACACATGCCCACCCAGTCCGACTCTCAGCAAGAGAGGCAGTCACCTTGTCGCGAGGAGGGGAGACTGAGCTCATCGGTTTGGGCGGCAAAGTAAACTTGGGGCAGTTGCTTCTGTGTCGGTACTTTAGTCGCATCTGGGTAATTCAAGAACTTCTCCTGTCACGCCAAGTATCAATTCCAGTTCGCGATATGGAGATAGATTTTGACTCACTGAGCATCAATGCTATCCCCGGGCAGGCCGGCGAGGGCAGACGCCTAGGACAGCTCTGGGACAGTACGCCTGCGCCGTGGTTCCAATACTTATCCCAGGGAGGCTACTTACGTCATGGTCTCCTGGACTGGACACTGCTGACATCTTCGTCGACTGCTTCAGACACGCGTGACGAGTTGTTTAGCCTCCTGGGTCTAGTTCCTAACAACAATTTAACGCCAGATTACGGAATTTCCCGGATGCACGCGCAGATAGGAGTTGCCGCACACTCGCTGTTCCGCCTTGGTTCCTTCGAAAACTTCTACATAGCTCCCACTCAGCAGAGAGAACGACCCGACAATTATCCATCTTGGGTGCCCTACAGAGCTCGAACAGGGGGAGCAGCACGAGTGTCATGGACATCCCAGGAACCAGAACGTGTTCTCCAGGAATTCTACGAGGCTCTGAAGCGCCACTTTGATAAGTCTTATTCAGGCCGTCATGCAATCTATCAGCCGGAAGAAGATAATGAATCAACACTTTGGACGGCCGAAGCTACCATCGATGTAGACACAGCAGCCTTGACCCTTAAAGCGACGCATTTGGCGACATGTACGGATGTGCCTGTTGAGGTTCCTTTTACCAAGGAGAACCATTTCAGGTCACGTACTGAGAGGGAACCCAAATGGAAGGCCTTTGTGGTGCGGTCTAACGAGATGGAGATGTATCTTCTCTCAAACCGGAGCAGTGCCCTTGATAAAGTAGTTGAACCATTCGACCACATCTACTGGCTGCACAGGGATTATACAAAGGAAGAAACGCCAGGGTTCTTGATCCTGCGTCCCATAAAAGGACAAGAGGGGAAACGGTTTCGGTTGGTCGGCTTTTGTAGCCAGGTGTTGTTTGTCGAGGTCTTCGTTGCCGGACGGAAGACTGTCCCAAACAGGCAACCAAACAGGGCACGCAGTATCGCTATTCATTATCTTTCTTCCTCTAATCTTCAGAGAGGATTGAAGCGAGCTGTGGATGATGCTGTCGCCAAGTTTGGATGTTTAGAGGAATTGTTTCCAGGCGTAGTCACACCACAGGGTCAGCTGTGGAGtttcttggccttgatgaaGCTGGCCTCCTGGCCATCGGAGCCGTTCACTTTCTTTTCGGAATACCTGAGCCACCTTGACTCAAGATACGATGGCGTGGTTACCAAGGAAATGAGGAGACTCGAGGACGACCAGCACGAAGTCGAGGTCCTTACCATCACCGTGCCATCCGCCGACATATCCAAGTTTGTGTTATCATGGGGATACTTGCGCCCTCCTTTCGTCAAGTTTCAGCAGCTACAATCACGGGAGGACCAAGATATACCATGGGACGAAAGCAGAGTTGTTGTAGTGGAAACTCTCCAGGAAGATGATGTGCTGCGGCTCCGGGCTGAACTAAGCGCCAAGGACCTGGCTGACCTAAGGAGAAGCGGGAAGCGTGACAGTTCGGGGCCCGGTGAGCAGCAAATCAGCAATGTAATTTCACCGGAGGCTCAGACTGTCTGGAAATACTTTCAAGAGCTGGAAAAGGCGCGCTGGGCGACAGGAGGAATGGGCATCCAGGAGATGGTCGGACTTGTTCAATCTGGCCAAGACACAAGTTCAATGGCTTGTCCTGAATGGCCGGCTGATATCGTGGATGCGTTTCAGGCCCAGGGCAACACTTTACAAATCACGATTGTGTAGGGTAAAGTATGCCAACTGGACTGAATCAGGCCTCGAAAATAGCTAACAagccttcaaagatagttGATAGGCTTGGACGAATAGTAAAAAGCCTGTTTTTATTCTAAAAAGACATAGCCGTGACTGTGTAAGCCAACACCAAGGCACAAGGCGTAACACCTCATTGGTCGGGCTTATAAGAGGCTGCAAGCGCCCACACATGGCAATCGGACCCACAACAGGCTAGCACGGACAATATCCCTGACCATCACATGTCAAGCGTGCAAGCTCCCTCAGGTTCATCCAGAGAAGCAAGCTCAGTGTCGTGGTGATTCTGTTGTCTTGGCAGAGGAAGAACCCAGAATATCTGTTCTCATTCAAACTTGAGCAACCGTCCCTTCTTAAAATCATGACACTACTCGTGTACAATCAGGTGACTAAATGAGACCAGCTCTGGCagcctcccctccaccctcggcCATCACGCTCTCTACCTTTTGCTTCCCCTTCATTATgccagctccctctcctACACCCATGCGACGAGCGACATAGCGTTGCGCCACAACGCCTACCGACAAACTCAGCGCCTCTTCAAGCCACTCGGCAACCCATTCCCTCGGGTCAACCCCGCCGCTCTCGATAATGTCCCTGATATCATCCGGCACTCGTCCAAACTGCTCCTCaaactcatcctcgtcaCTCTCACCCGCTGAAGGCGCAACATCTAGCCACTTGATCCATTTTGCCGGGACCCCTTGGCTAACAGCCGAATACCGAATGTCGTGGACGGGATCGAAAATGTAAATGGCAAACACGACTTGGTCATcattctcttcctcctcctgggCCATGCTGTCCTGCTTggccttttcttctcccaccGTGCCCGCAAACAGACCCTTGTCTCCCTTGACAGAAACAGCCTGGACACTGAGGAAGATATCCGACGAGCGCACAGGGTTGGATTCAGAGACGGGCTCCAAGGCTCTCTGGCGAGCTGCCTCAATCCCACCACGGGAGCTGAAGTAGTCGGTGGCGTATCCCTCCGCATTGGCCCTGCACAGCTTGGAGCCTTCCACCAGTCCACCAACAAT is a window of Podospora pseudopauciseta strain CBS 411.78 chromosome 1, whole genome shotgun sequence DNA encoding:
- a CDS encoding hypothetical protein (COG:S; EggNog:ENOG503PAGB); this encodes MRASRASRSEPTTAVAPPSPTQRLVKHASFSFPALQDQNQGHSLSVSAYTMSRWHLETCMSPDVVVTGGTHIYCMICNQAPDIDKLVADPGHQNPTAPFIPPDEPYGAYNLSWPPGIPYRRTGRHITREEPADRNEAENSNSSEGLVSNIQVRTAYEKALGPDAFRLICLPSTDDVNTPIHLTLETYGDVRYPEYETVSYTWGGEDEDGTLCKPVFVGPYWDVLLQTKNCWEMLRFLRPRRGCRLVWVDAICINQLDSLERATQVAKMRSIYKNSRRTVVYLGPEISPITTHAHPVRLSAREAVTLSRGGETELIGLGGKVNLGQLLLCRYFSRIWLFSLLGLVPNNNLTPDYGISRMHAQIGVAAHSLFRLGSFENFYIAPTQQRERPDNYPSWVPYRARTGGAARVSWTSQEPERVLQEFYEALKRHFDKSYSGRHAIYQPEEDNESTLWTAEATIDVDTAALTLKATHLATCTDVPVEVPFTKENHFRSRTEREPKWKAFVVRSNEMEMYLLSNRSSALDKVVEPFDHIYWLHRDYTKEETPGFLILRPIKGQEGKRFRLVGFCSQVLFVEVFVAGRKTVPNRQPNRARSIAIHYLSSSNLQRGLKRAVDDAVAKFGCLEELFPGVVTPQGQLWSFLALMKLASWPSEPFTFFSEYLSHLDSRYDGVVTKEMRRLEDDQHEVEVLTITVPSADISKFVLSWGYLRPPFVKFQQLQSREDQDIPWDESRVVVVETLQEDDVLRLRAELSAKDLADLRRSGKRDSSGPGEQQISNVISPEAQTVWKYFQELEKARWATGGMGIQEMVGLVQSGQDTSSMACPEWPADIVDAFQAQGNTLQITIV